The Deltaproteobacteria bacterium genome segment ACGGTGAACCTTCGGATAGAGGCCCTTTTGGGCCAGGTCCCAGGGGAGGACCCCAAACGGAGGTCCCTGGAGATTATCGAGCAGGAGCTTGATCGAATGGCTGATCTGGTAGCCAACCTGCTTCAGTTCAGCCGGCGCAGCCAACCCCAGATCTCAACGGTAAATGTTTGTCAAGAAATAGAAAACACGCTCAACCTGATCTATTACCATTTGCGCAAGGTTCACATTGAGGTCCAGCGGGAATTTTCTCCGGACATTCCTTATATCCATGCCGATCGCCAGCAGTTGCGGCAATTGTTCCTCAACCTTTTTACCAACAGCAGTGATGCCATGTCCCGGGGAGGGACGTTGGGCATAAGGGTCTATGCCAAGGGGCCGGGGGCCGGGGATCAGGGCTCAGAGTTCGGGGATCAGGGATCGGGGATCAGAGATCAGGGAGCGGCAGATATGAAACCTGTCGAACCCCGAACCCCGACCCCCGATCCCCCAGGAAAAGCCTTTATCGTTATCGAGATTACCGATACCGGAACAGGTATCGCTCCGGAAGTATTGCCCAAGGTCATGGAACCTTTCTTTACCACCAAACCCGAAGGGAAGGGAACCGGGCTCGGGCTCCCGATTTGCCGGCGGATTGTTCAGGAACATAATGGGTGCTTTGAAATTTTAAGCGAGGGCCTTCCCGGGAAAGGAACTACGGTTCGTATTTCTCTGCTGTTAAAAAACGGGATGAATGTGGCAGACCTGAAAAAAAATCTTTAAGATCCTTGCGAGTG includes the following:
- a CDS encoding response regulator, whose translation is MEERKPIAEIPPEILIVEDSPVQAEKLKYILEEHGLGVVAASNGVQALKVLKEGYRPFLIISDIMMPEMNGYEFCKGVRENKSFNDIPVILLTSLSDLKDIIRGLECGANSFIVKPFDEKNLISRVEQIQANIDLRQRQKADGSISVCFSGDTYQVAADKTQILDFLLSTYEDAYRKNMELIRLDNELSLLNEELEKRVEERTAELEKVNEEIRLMSQQLWQASKLATMGELAASIAHELNNPLATVNLRIEALLGQVPGEDPKRRSLEIIEQELDRMADLVANLLQFSRRSQPQISTVNVCQEIENTLNLIYYHLRKVHIEVQREFSPDIPYIHADRQQLRQLFLNLFTNSSDAMSRGGTLGIRVYAKGPGAGDQGSEFGDQGSGIRDQGAADMKPVEPRTPTPDPPGKAFIVIEITDTGTGIAPEVLPKVMEPFFTTKPEGKGTGLGLPICRRIVQEHNGCFEILSEGLPGKGTTVRISLLLKNGMNVADLKKNL